The proteins below come from a single Vitreimonas flagellata genomic window:
- a CDS encoding CitMHS family transporter has translation MLATLGFAMIATFMVLIMTRTISAIAALILVPIVFGLLAGHGADMTGMALEGIIALAPTAAALVFAVLYFCIMMDAGLFDPLVRSAVKFAHGDPLRVSLATAAVATLVSLDGDGATTAIITIGAFLPIYRRLGMNPLMLAVLLGSANSTINLTPWGGPTARVASALNVDIMDVFLPLLPTMIAAIIGVFVLALVFGLWERKRLGIVQLETDLSQSLFDREPGVERPKLFWVNLALTLALLGCVVGQVLPLPIAFMIGLTLACIINYPKLSDQRERVAAHASNVVPIVLLIFSAGVFTGILEGTGMIAAMGETLLALVPAEYGPHFGPIIALASAPFTFVLSNEAYYFGIVPVLAETAQHFGVEPVEVARASLLGVNVHALSPLVAPIYLVATLLKVEVGDLQRFGLPFAILFFLLMVAVSLATGAVPFVVH, from the coding sequence ATGCTGGCGACACTCGGCTTCGCCATGATCGCGACCTTTATGGTTCTGATCATGACGCGCACGATCAGCGCGATCGCCGCACTCATTCTCGTGCCGATCGTGTTTGGCTTGCTCGCGGGCCACGGCGCGGACATGACGGGTATGGCGCTGGAAGGCATCATCGCGCTCGCACCAACGGCGGCCGCGCTCGTCTTCGCCGTGCTCTATTTCTGCATCATGATGGATGCGGGGCTTTTTGACCCGCTCGTGCGCAGCGCCGTGAAGTTCGCACATGGCGACCCATTGCGTGTGAGCTTGGCCACGGCTGCGGTGGCGACGCTGGTTTCGCTCGATGGCGACGGCGCCACCACGGCGATCATCACGATCGGCGCCTTCCTGCCGATCTATCGCCGACTCGGCATGAATCCGTTGATGCTGGCGGTGCTGCTGGGTTCAGCGAATTCCACGATCAATCTAACGCCCTGGGGCGGGCCAACGGCGCGCGTGGCCTCCGCGCTCAATGTCGACATCATGGATGTCTTCCTGCCGCTTCTGCCCACCATGATCGCGGCGATCATTGGCGTCTTCGTCCTGGCGCTCGTGTTTGGCTTGTGGGAGCGCAAGCGCCTCGGCATCGTGCAGCTTGAGACCGATCTTTCGCAATCCTTGTTCGATCGCGAACCTGGCGTGGAACGGCCAAAGCTGTTCTGGGTCAATCTCGCGCTGACCCTGGCTCTGCTGGGTTGCGTGGTTGGCCAAGTGCTACCGCTGCCGATCGCGTTCATGATTGGCCTCACGCTCGCGTGCATCATCAACTACCCGAAACTCTCGGACCAGCGCGAGCGCGTCGCCGCACACGCAAGCAACGTCGTACCAATCGTGTTGCTGATCTTCTCGGCCGGCGTATTTACGGGCATATTGGAAGGCACCGGCATGATCGCTGCGATGGGCGAGACGCTGCTCGCGCTTGTGCCAGCCGAGTACGGCCCGCACTTCGGCCCGATCATCGCGCTCGCCAGCGCGCCCTTCACCTTCGTGCTCTCGAACGAGGCCTATTATTTCGGCATCGTGCCGGTGCTAGCGGAAACCGCTCAGCACTTTGGCGTCGAGCCGGTCGAGGTTGCACGCGCATCGCTGCTGGGCGTCAATGTGCACGCACTGAGCCCGCTGGTGGCGCCGATTTATCTCGTCGCGACTTTGCTCAAGGTTGAGGTCGGAGACTTGCAGCGTTTCGGCCTGCCCTTCGCGATCCTGTTTTTTCTCCTGATGGTTGCCGTCTCGCTTGCAACCGGCGCCGTTCCATTCGTTGTCCATTGA
- a CDS encoding TonB-dependent receptor, protein MRIGFGRGILLAGASFGVLSGVALAQPVTDAEDEIIITAQRRDQNLQDVPVTVTTFTAQEIQEARIQEVQDVVTRTPGLNFDAFPSGQPRLHVRGIGSSDRGAAGDPSSAVFVDDIYLGRPAMVAFDAFDVQRIEVLKGPQGTLYGRNVVGGAINVISNAPDLNAFSGSLEGTAGNYERGDVAGFINAPLDEGVAAVRASASVRTHAGYVDNDETGGELADQNTRSGRIQFLLEPSSTLRFSVAADSTTDRANGPGQHVVALDSGDPLSGFWSLDTDRDSSDQEFDGRQDRDTWGVRAQAAWDLPFGTINYLVGHREVAYDVNYDFDGGPRDAASRISIAGGNVEESEMTSHELRLLSLADSRISWVLGLYAYNSDTRRDDILNLAIPDFDGNFDFTDGGTEGLLLTEIYHQSADVESRAIYADATIPLGERLNLTLGARYTEDDKTYHVDNLDSDATFRAEEDIDATNSASWDALTWRIGADYHLSDDNMIYAMVSRGFKSGGFQDTPENQLDASTAFDPEFATQYEVGVRSEFFDGRVVWNNTLYTMEYEDLQVRETSGLNIFTANADATINGYETQLRWDIGAGLALNAAYAYTDATFDSYVLPSSDYTGNRLTRTPENKVILSPSYTLGLGASGDVEFAVDYQYESDIWDDASNAGAENREPTHFVDARAVYTSGNSDWSLSLWGKNLTDEVTRTHQATFIGATFASFNAPPTYGVTLRWNY, encoded by the coding sequence ATGCGGATTGGGTTTGGACGCGGGATCTTGCTCGCGGGCGCGTCATTTGGGGTGCTGAGCGGCGTGGCGTTGGCGCAGCCGGTCACGGACGCGGAGGATGAGATCATTATCACGGCGCAGCGCCGCGATCAGAATTTGCAGGACGTGCCGGTCACCGTCACCACATTCACCGCCCAGGAAATCCAAGAAGCGCGCATTCAAGAAGTGCAGGACGTCGTGACCCGCACGCCCGGTCTAAACTTCGACGCTTTTCCGTCCGGCCAACCGCGCCTGCACGTGCGCGGTATCGGCTCATCCGACCGCGGCGCCGCCGGCGATCCGAGCTCGGCGGTGTTCGTAGACGACATCTATCTCGGCCGCCCAGCCATGGTGGCGTTCGATGCGTTCGACGTTCAACGCATCGAAGTGCTGAAGGGCCCACAAGGCACGCTCTATGGCCGCAACGTCGTCGGCGGCGCGATCAACGTCATTTCCAATGCGCCCGATCTCAACGCCTTCAGCGGTTCGCTTGAAGGCACAGCTGGCAATTACGAACGCGGCGATGTCGCGGGCTTTATCAATGCGCCGTTGGACGAAGGCGTCGCGGCTGTTCGCGCGAGCGCCAGCGTGCGCACGCATGCGGGTTACGTCGACAATGACGAGACCGGCGGCGAACTCGCCGATCAGAATACCCGTAGCGGCCGCATCCAATTCTTGCTGGAGCCTTCGAGTACGCTGCGCTTCAGCGTCGCCGCGGATTCAACGACGGATCGCGCCAACGGTCCCGGCCAGCATGTGGTGGCGCTCGATTCCGGCGACCCGCTCTCCGGCTTTTGGAGCCTCGACACGGATCGCGATAGCTCGGACCAGGAATTCGACGGTCGCCAGGATCGCGACACCTGGGGCGTCCGGGCGCAAGCCGCATGGGATCTGCCGTTCGGCACGATCAATTATCTCGTCGGCCATCGCGAGGTCGCCTACGACGTGAACTACGATTTCGACGGCGGCCCGCGCGATGCGGCCAGCCGCATCAGCATCGCCGGCGGCAATGTCGAAGAAAGCGAAATGACCAGCCACGAGCTGCGCCTGCTTTCACTTGCTGACAGCCGCATCTCCTGGGTGCTCGGTCTTTACGCGTACAATTCCGATACGCGTCGCGACGACATCCTCAATCTGGCGATCCCGGACTTCGACGGCAATTTCGATTTCACCGACGGCGGCACCGAAGGCTTGCTGCTCACGGAAATCTATCATCAATCTGCCGACGTCGAGAGCCGCGCCATTTACGCGGACGCGACGATCCCGCTGGGCGAACGCCTCAATCTCACACTCGGCGCGCGCTACACCGAAGACGACAAAACCTATCACGTCGACAATCTCGACAGCGACGCCACCTTCCGGGCCGAAGAAGATATCGACGCTACCAATTCCGCCAGCTGGGACGCGCTGACCTGGCGCATCGGCGCTGATTATCATCTGAGCGACGATAACATGATCTACGCGATGGTCTCGCGCGGCTTCAAAAGCGGCGGCTTCCAGGACACGCCGGAGAACCAATTGGACGCGTCGACCGCGTTCGATCCGGAATTTGCCACCCAATACGAAGTCGGCGTCCGCAGCGAATTCTTCGACGGCCGCGTGGTCTGGAACAATACGCTCTATACGATGGAATACGAAGACTTGCAGGTGCGCGAAACCAGCGGGCTCAACATCTTCACCGCAAATGCAGACGCCACGATCAATGGCTACGAGACGCAATTGCGTTGGGATATCGGCGCCGGCCTCGCGCTCAACGCCGCCTATGCTTACACGGACGCGACTTTCGACAGCTACGTGCTGCCGTCGTCGGACTACACCGGCAATCGCCTAACACGGACGCCGGAGAACAAGGTCATTCTCTCGCCATCCTATACGTTGGGTCTGGGCGCCAGCGGCGATGTCGAGTTCGCGGTCGACTATCAATACGAAAGCGACATTTGGGATGACGCCAGCAATGCCGGGGCGGAAAATCGCGAACCGACGCATTTCGTCGATGCCCGCGCTGTTTACACCAGCGGCAATAGCGATTGGTCGCTCTCGCTCTGGGGCAAGAATTTGACCGACGAAGTGACGCGTACGCACCAAGCGACCTTCATCGGCGCCACGTTCGCCTCGTTCAACGCACCGCCCACCTATGGCGTCACGCTACGGTGGAACTATTGA